The Haloarcula sp. CBA1127 genomic interval CCGCTTGCGCTCGAAGTCGTAGCGGTCGAACGCCTTGATGACTGGCGCGCCACTGAGGTTGTTCTCTAGCCGGGTGTTGAGCCGCGATACTGTCTGGCGGATGGAGCGATATTTCGGCTCAATCCAGGTGAGGAAGAAGCCGCTGGCGATGCCGATGAGTGGGACGGGCCCGAGCGCGATGAGCGCCAGTTTTGGAGAGTACCGATAGAGGATGACCGCGATGCCACCGACGGTCGCGACCACTCGAATCATCTGACGGAACTCTGTGTTGAGGAACGACTCTAGACGGTTGATGTCGCTGTTGAGTATCGACATCATCCCGCCAGTCTGGTGGTTCGCAAAGAAAGACAGCGAGAGATGCTGGAGATGGTCGTAGGTGTCGTTCCGGAGGTCCCGCTGGATTTTCTGGGCGCTCGACTGGAGAAGATATCTGGAGGCAAAGCGCGTCGCCGAGCGAAGCAGGTAGGCGATGGCCGCAATGGCAACCAGCCGCTGGAGGAACGCGATACGGGCGGCTTCGCCCGTGATTTGGCCGGGCGGCAACAGTCCGGCGTCTGTCAGCAGCCCTGGCTTGCCGCTGCTAAGGACGACGCGGTCAATGGCCGCGGCGACGATTATCGGCGGCACGAGGCGGGCGAACCGGGTACAGAACGCCGCTATGATGCCGACGAGCAGCCGCAGCCAGTAGGGGGTGGCGTAGCCGACGAGGTTGACCATCGGGTGGCCATCGACGTTCTCACGGACGCCCTCAAAGCCACCCTGGTCGTCAGGCATAGACGGTAGTTGGACCGGAAACTGATATATGCCGGGCTTCGGCCCGAAGACGGTCCCCTCACTGTGTCGTCAAACGTAGATACAGCCTTCACTTTCGGGACCCGAGGTGAGCGGTCTTGCTCCGTCGGCCAGCCGGCTCGCGGAGACGACGGCGGCCAGCGAGTCCAGCGCGTCGTGGTTCCCGAGATATGTGTCGCGATGTTCATCAACGGTGACGCTACAGGCCTCGACCGCTGCGATGTTTGCCTCCCGGCGCTGCCGGGGGTTGTCGACGTTCTTGTACCCCTCGCGGTAGCAGCCCAGCCAGCCGAACGTCGCAGCGGGGTACACCTCAGCGACGAGCGTGTCGGCGTCCCAGCCCTCCATCGGTACGACGGCTGTTGCCTCGTCGTCCCGCAGTTTCCCGAGCACGTCCCGAACGCCGTAGAAGGTCATGCTACGGGTTCGGTTCGTGTAGGGACACAGTGCGCCGCGTCGGAAATCCGTCTCCCGGCGCAGGTCACGGCTGCCGGTCGCCATCTCGGCGGTGTGCCGACAGGCCTCCGAAAGCGATCCCGGGTCGGTCGGGCCGCTGCCGCTCGCAAGCCAGTCGACGAAGCCCGACCAGGTCCCGCCACACTGCGCGTCAAGTAGCGCCTGTGGCAGACTGAACGGGAAATCCAGCCCGACCGTGCCGACATCGTCGTCGGTAATGCGGTCGAGGAGGCCGGCGTGGGCCGCCTCGCGGTCCCGGCCCCACTCGTCGGTCCCGCGATAGCACCGTTGAATCGTTAGCCCGCCGTCTGTCGGTATCGCCTCGGTAACCCAGAGCGCGTCGCCAGCGCTTGCTGCGCCGCTGAAATCCACCCCGAGGACGCGTTCACTCATACACCTGAGTACGCTGGTGGCGGCATCAATGTTGGGACTGGCAAGACGGGGTAACCCCGGCCCCGTCCGTAAGGGGTTTGTCCCCGACGGACCAACGAAATACTATGCCAGCCACTATGGAGGTCGTCTGCACGGACGACAGCTGCGAACTCGACATGTTCGAGATGCACTACACGTACGATATGCCGGACGATGTCGAACTCGCGGCGTTCTCCTGCCCGTACTGTGGCGGAACGGACTGTCTCGACGAAGTGGAACTATGATGCGGGACATCGGCTCCTCGATCAGCGATGCGATATTCGAGAACATCGGCCGGGCAGCCGGCCGGGTTCAGGAGAACAAGCCGCTGGCCTCGGACCTGCTGGAGTCGGACGACTCCTACCTCGTCGTCTTCGATGCCCCCGGCACGACGGCGTCGGACATCCAGGTCCGGTACGTCGACGACCGTGTTGAGGTCCGCATCGACCGCTTCCGCGATTTCTACGAGGGCTTCGAGATGCGCTATCCTGGGCGCGGGCTCGCGCTCGACGGGAGCGTCACCCTGCCGAGCGACGCCGCTGTCGACCCGGAGACGGCACAGGCCACGCTCAAGAGCAACGGGACGCTCCACGTTCGCGTTCCGAAAGCCGACACGGACCACGACGAAGACGAGGCAACGGATGTTGGCGTTGCAACCGACGACAGCGGGACCGACGCGGGGACCGAAGCGGATACAGATAGCGACACGGCCGATGTCAAAGACGTGACCGAATCAGCCGACGAAGGCGAAGACGACGACGCCTGATCCTTCTGTCTACTCCTTCTCACAGCGTATTCATTCCGCCCAGTCACGCGTCGGGTCGTCCAGCGCGGCGAATTCCTCCGAGCCATCGAACCGTGTCGGGTCGACGCGGTCGGGCAAGTGTTCCGAGAGTGGGTTCGGGCGATCGAGAACGGCCGCGGCGAGATAGTTGCCCATCGCCGGCGCGCGCATGAGTCCGTGGCCTTGCCAGCCAGTCGCCACCCAGAGTCCGTCAGCGACCTGCCCGGCCAGTGGCGCGCCGTCCGGCGTCGCCGTACACAGGCCGGCCCAAGCTCGGTCACACGCCGGGCTGAGCGCAGTCGCTTGCTCGACGCGGTCGAGGCTCCGAGTGATAAACTCAGCATCCGCGTCCGGATTCCAGTCCGTCGGGTCAGTCTCGTGTGCGCCGTCACCGACAAGTAGTGCGTTGCCCTTCGGACGCCAGTAGAACTCCCGCGTCGCGTCGTAGAACGACGGCAGCGTGGCATCGACCGGTTCGGTCACGATGGCCTGCGCCCGGTAGGCTTTCAGCGCGAGCGAGATGCCGACATCGGCGACGAGTGGCTTCGTTTGCGGGCCAGCCGCGACGACCATCGCGTCGAACGCCCGGGTCTCGTCCGCTGTTTCGACGGTCGTCGGCGACGCGAGCGAGACCGGGGTGCCCGTCTCGATGGTTGCACCCGCTTCGCGGGCTGTTTCGGCGAGTGTCGCCACCACCTCGTTCGGGTCGAGTACGCCGGCGTCTCGGGCGAGGCCGGCCACCTCGATGCCGCTGGTATCGAGTGCGGGGTAGCGGTCGCCGAGTGCCGCCGGCGTGAGCGCCTCGACCCCGACGCCGTTGTTCTGCATCTGCGTGATCTGCTCGCGGACGGCCGTGGCGTCGCTCTCGTTGCGCGCGACCCAGACGTAGGGCTGTGGTTCGAACAGGTCCATATCACGGTAGCGGGCGAGCGCATCCGCGGCGACGGCGGCGTCCACGTCGTCAGCGAACGCGTCGTAACAGAGACCGGCCGCCCGGCCGCTCGCGCCGCTCCCGAGGGTGTCGCGTTCGAAGACTGTCACAGACGCGTTGCAGCGAGCCAACGCCAACGCGGTCGACAGGCCGACGGCCCCGCCGCCGACGACGGCAACCGTCATTTACGAGAGGAACGGGTCGAGTCCACGCGCCGGGTAGCCGACAACCGTGTCGACACCGATGTCGTGGAGTCGCTCGGTTCGGTCGGCGACTGTCTCGACGGGGCCGACGAGCGCGTAGTCGCGGATAGCCTGTTTGAGTACGTCTCTGGCTCGCCCCGTCGCTCGGCTGTCCGTCGGCGCGCCGTCGGGCAGTGCGTTCCGAACCGGGCCGCGCCGGGCCGTGTAGTCGCCGACGGCGTCGAGCATCGCGTCTTCGCTGTCCGAGAGTACCAGCGGGGCGTAAACGGCAACCGAACCGTCGAAGCCTGCTGTCCGGAGCGTCCGAACGTCGCGGGCGGTCGTCCGTGAGAGGAGTTCGTACTGCGTGCCCCCGACCGCCAGCGCGAGGCGTTCGATGCCCTCGGTGCCGACCCAGGGGTCGCTGGCGTCGTCGACAGCCGCCCGTAATCGCGGTGCGACGGCCCGTTCACCCTCACCCTCCGAGAGATACGCGCTGTGGCCGGCGACCAGCACGCGTCCCGCATCTGCCGGCAGCGTGTCGAACCCGCTGTCATCGCCCAGCGGGTCGAAGCCGTCGGCCCGAACTGGCGCGGTAACACGCACGTCAGTGGTCGACGCCAGCTGTTCGATAACGTCCGTCTCCGGGACGTGGGCCGCTCCCTCGTAATCGATTGCGAGCGTCTCAACATCGAGGGCTGTCGCCTGCGACACGTCCACTTCTGTCGGCTTGAGCGCCACCGCGTCGATGCCGGCGGCCGCCAATGTCGCACCGGTAAGCGTGGTCATCCAGTACGTCATGAACGACACCGGGTCGCAAAATCCTGTCGCTCTCGGCCCCGCTCCAGCCGCTCTGTGTTACTCAGCTTCGTCGCGCACGCTCGGCGGCAAATCGTCGTCCGGCTCCATGTATCGGTCCGGTTCGGGCGGCATCCGCCAGTCGGTCGCGAGTTCAAGTAACTGGACGAGCATCCGCGCCGTCGCACCCCAGACAGTGTAGCCGTCGACGTAGAAGAAGTGGAGCCGAATCTCGCCGTAGTGGGGGTGGTCGCGGTGCTCTGACTCGTAGTTGTCCAGATCAGTCAGTTCCGACACCGGAAGGGTGACTATCTCGGCGACTTCTTCGTCTGAGGGCAGATAGTCGCGGTCCGGAATCCGCCCGACGAACGGGCGCACGGAGTAGCGAGTGATAGTCCGGATATCGTCCAGCCGGCCGACGACGTTGACTGCCAGCGGGTCAAGCCCGATCTCTTCGTTTGCTTCCCGAAGGGCAGTCCGAAGCAAATCATCATCTTCAGGTTCGCGGCCGCCGCCGGGGAACGACATCTGCCCGGGGTGGTCCGACAGGTGGTCAGCGCGTTTCGTGAACAGTATCGCCTCGCCCGCAGGCCGCGTGACGACCGGAGCGATGACGGCCGCCTCCTGTGGCTCGTCGTCCACGACGACTGGCTCGTGGGCCGCGACCCGGTCAAACTGCATAGCTTGTGATAGGTGATGGACTGTCTTAATTCGGGTGGCTCACTCCCACAAACTAACCGATTTAATCGTTTAGAATTTTGAAGCGCTGCGCTCACACGTCGTCCAGACGGTCCCGGAGGCCGTCCATCGCCACGCTCTCCCAGGCTTCGATGTCGTAGCTCACGTCAAGCAGTGTCTTGACGCGGCCCTCGTCGCTGTTTTTGACGGCCATCACCGCATCCTCTCGGAAGCGAGCCTTGACGGCTTCAACGACGGCGTCGCGTGCGAGGTCGCGGGCCGGCACGTCCATGATGTGGGGGAGATCAGCCGCGCCGTCGGGCAGGGCCGGGAACGCGACTGGGCCGACGACCAGCAGTGTCTCGTCGGTGTCTGCGGCGTGGTCGTCGACAGCGACGAGATGATACGAGTCGATAGCGTCGTCGATAGCCGTGGCGACCGCGTCCGGGTCGGCGTCGACACCCTGCTTGAAGGCGAGTTCGCCACAGGCATCGACGAGCTCCGCGCTGGTGAGCGAGCCGAAGAGGTCGACGACGCCAGCCAGCTCGTCCGGTTGCAGGTCCATACAGGTGACGCGGCACCGAGTGGCTTCAGCCTTTAGGCTCGGGCTGCGCTTGGCAGCCGGCCGTCAAGATGCAACGACACCATCGCGACGAGGATGACAAGCAACGCAATCCCCATGCCGCGAAGCAGGGTCGGAAACGTGACGCCGGCGCCTAGCAGCCGTCCGACAAGTGCACTCCCGGGGGCCTGCATTACCATCATCCCCGCGCCATAGGTGGCGTAAGCGCTCGCGCGGTGGCGGTCCGGGAGCGAGCCCAGCAGGTACGCGTCCACCGCCGGAAAGATGCTGTGGATGACGTAGCCGACGACGACGCTAAACGCGGCCAGCGACCAGAATCCGGTCAGCGACGGCAACACCAGCACACAGCCGGTAAAGGCCGCAAGCATCGTCAAGAGGTACGGAATCGACGGGAGCCGGTCGGCCAGACGGCCGCTGACGTAGAAGGCCGGCACGCCGGCGCCGAACGCGAGCAACAGCAGCGTCCGTCCCCGTCCGGGTGTGAGGCCGACGCTCGTGGCGTAGGTGACGTAGAAATTGAACAACCCGTTCCAGACCAGTCCGGCGACGCCGATGGTAGCGACGCTGGTGACAATGATGTGCCACTGGGCACGCGCTGCGCCGAGGAGGTCGCGGTCTTTGCTCCCGGCGTCTGGAAGCTGGGCGCGTCTCGCAATGAGCGTGAACGCGACGGTTACCACTCCCGCGGCGACAGCTATCCCTTGCAGCGCGGTTCGCCATGTCCCGACGACGAGCACGAAGGATATTAGCGCCGGCGCGCCGACGGCGGCGAGCTGGGCGGCGACGCCGTGTTGCCCGAGTGCGCGGCCGGGCCGCTCCGGGAACAGCTCGCTGACCAGCGTGTTCGCCGCGGTCAGGTAGACGCCGCTTGCAAGCCCCATGGTGAACGCGCCGACGAGCAACAACGTCGGGTCGAACGCGAACGCGGTGAACGTCGTTCCAAGCGTCAACACGACCCCGGAGCCGAAGATGACCTTCGCCCGCGATATCCGGGTCAGCAGGACGCCGGTGGGAAGCCGTGGGAGGGCGCTCCCGGCCCAGGCCATCGTTGCGAGCAGTCCGAGTGTCGCATCGGAGGCACCCGTTGTCGCCCGAATCGGCTCAATGAGCGGTGCAAAGACGACTCTGCCGAGGTTGATACAGAACACCATCCCAAGCAGTGAGCCAAAGATGCGGCGACGTGACACGACTGGCGATACATCGGAAAACCTGAACAACGTTCCGGAACGCCGCCACGGGGTTTTTACACGCGGGTAGCACACTGGCAGGTATGGACTCAGTGAGGAAGGCCCTCCGGGCCGGCGATGTCGAGAAGGACAATTACGGACGGCTCTCCTGTACCAGCTGTGACGAGCCGCTTGCGACGGAGAACGACCCGGACGAGGTCGGGAAAGTGCGCGTCTGCCCCGAGTGCGACGGCAAGTGGAAGGAACTCAGCTAGCTACTCGAAGACGGCGTCGAACGCGTCAGCACCGAGCGGCTCGTATCGGCCCGCAGCGACGTTCTCTCGGGCGTGTTCGACCGACCCCGTGCCGACCAGCGAGCAGGTCACGCCCGGCGCACTGCGTGCGAAGTTAATCGCGCGCTGTGCGCTCG includes:
- a CDS encoding DUF429 domain-containing protein, whose amino-acid sequence is MSERVLGVDFSGAASAGDALWVTEAIPTDGGLTIQRCYRGTDEWGRDREAAHAGLLDRITDDDVGTVGLDFPFSLPQALLDAQCGGTWSGFVDWLASGSGPTDPGSLSEACRHTAEMATGSRDLRRETDFRRGALCPYTNRTRSMTFYGVRDVLGKLRDDEATAVVPMEGWDADTLVAEVYPAATFGWLGCYREGYKNVDNPRQRREANIAAVEACSVTVDEHRDTYLGNHDALDSLAAVVSASRLADGARPLTSGPESEGCIYV
- a CDS encoding Hsp20/alpha crystallin family protein, coding for MMRDIGSSISDAIFENIGRAAGRVQENKPLASDLLESDDSYLVVFDAPGTTASDIQVRYVDDRVEVRIDRFRDFYEGFEMRYPGRGLALDGSVTLPSDAAVDPETAQATLKSNGTLHVRVPKADTDHDEDEATDVGVATDDSGTDAGTEADTDSDTADVKDVTESADEGEDDDA
- a CDS encoding FAD-binding oxidoreductase produces the protein MTVAVVGGGAVGLSTALALARCNASVTVFERDTLGSGASGRAAGLCYDAFADDVDAAVAADALARYRDMDLFEPQPYVWVARNESDATAVREQITQMQNNGVGVEALTPAALGDRYPALDTSGIEVAGLARDAGVLDPNEVVATLAETAREAGATIETGTPVSLASPTTVETADETRAFDAMVVAAGPQTKPLVADVGISLALKAYRAQAIVTEPVDATLPSFYDATREFYWRPKGNALLVGDGAHETDPTDWNPDADAEFITRSLDRVEQATALSPACDRAWAGLCTATPDGAPLAGQVADGLWVATGWQGHGLMRAPAMGNYLAAAVLDRPNPLSEHLPDRVDPTRFDGSEEFAALDDPTRDWAE
- a CDS encoding CoA pyrophosphatase; protein product: MQFDRVAAHEPVVVDDEPQEAAVIAPVVTRPAGEAILFTKRADHLSDHPGQMSFPGGGREPEDDDLLRTALREANEEIGLDPLAVNVVGRLDDIRTITRYSVRPFVGRIPDRDYLPSDEEVAEIVTLPVSELTDLDNYESEHRDHPHYGEIRLHFFYVDGYTVWGATARMLVQLLELATDWRMPPEPDRYMEPDDDLPPSVRDEAE
- a CDS encoding MFS transporter, producing MVFCINLGRVVFAPLIEPIRATTGASDATLGLLATMAWAGSALPRLPTGVLLTRISRAKVIFGSGVVLTLGTTFTAFAFDPTLLLVGAFTMGLASGVYLTAANTLVSELFPERPGRALGQHGVAAQLAAVGAPALISFVLVVGTWRTALQGIAVAAGVVTVAFTLIARRAQLPDAGSKDRDLLGAARAQWHIIVTSVATIGVAGLVWNGLFNFYVTYATSVGLTPGRGRTLLLLAFGAGVPAFYVSGRLADRLPSIPYLLTMLAAFTGCVLVLPSLTGFWSLAAFSVVVGYVIHSIFPAVDAYLLGSLPDRHRASAYATYGAGMMVMQAPGSALVGRLLGAGVTFPTLLRGMGIALLVILVAMVSLHLDGRLPSAARA
- a CDS encoding HVO_0758 family zinc finger protein; protein product: MDSVRKALRAGDVEKDNYGRLSCTSCDEPLATENDPDEVGKVRVCPECDGKWKELS